One genomic segment of Ricinus communis isolate WT05 ecotype wild-type chromosome 5, ASM1957865v1, whole genome shotgun sequence includes these proteins:
- the LOC8268754 gene encoding isovalerate--CoA ligase CCL2 isoform X3: MYELHFAVPMAGGVLCTLNTRYDSNMVSILLDHSEAKIIFVDFQLLDVASKALELLANTERKSPIVVLISESDGLSPTGFTSNTYEYESLLANGNKGFEIRRPKNEWDPISVNYTSGTTSRPKGVVYSHRGAYLNSLATVFLHGIGAMPVYLWTVPMFHCNGWCLTWGVAAQGGTNICIRKVTPKAIFDSIGQHNVTHMGGAPTVLNMIVNSPVSDRRTLPHKVEIMTGGAPPPPQIIFKMEELGFGVSHLYGLTETYGPGTYCAWKPEWDSLPPDERAKLKARQGIHHLGLEDVDVRDPMTQESVPADGKTIGEIVFRGNTVMSGYLKDLKATEEAFQGGWFRSGDLAVKHPDGYIEVKDRLKDIIISGGENISTVEVETVLYSHPAIFEAAVVARPDDHWGQTPCAFVKLKEGFVVSEQDIIKFCRDRLPHYMAPRTVIFEDLPRTSTGKVQKFILRQKAKATENL; the protein is encoded by the coding sequence ATGTACGAGCTGCATTTTGCAGTTCCAATGGCAGGAGGAGTTCTTTGTACGCTTAACACACGATACGACTCAAATATGGTTTCTATCTTGTTGGATCATTCAGAAGCTAAGATCATTTTTGTAGATTTTCAGTTGCTTGATGTTGCTAGCAAAGCACTTGAACTTCTTGCAAATACAGAAAGGAAATCACCCATAGTGGTCTTGATTTCTGAATCTGATGGTTTGTCTCCAACTGGCTTCACTTCAAAcacttatgaatatgaaagtCTCTTGGCAAATGGAAATAAGGGATTCGAGATTCGACGACCGAAAAATGAATGGGATCCCATCAGTGTAAATTATACTTCTGGCACAACATCAAGACCCAAAGGAGTTGTTTATAGTCACAGAGGAGCATATCTGAATTCGCTTGCAACAGTTTTCCTTCATGGCATAGGAGCAATGCCTGTTTACCTTTGGACAGTCCCTATGTTTCACTGCAATGGATGGTGCCTCACTTGGGGAGTGGCAGCGCAGGGTGGCACTAATATATGCATTAGAAAAGTCACTCCAAAAGCCATCTTTGACAGCATAGGACAGCACAATGTGACACACATGGGAGGGGCACCAACTGTCTTGAACATGATAGTGAATTCACCTGTCAGTGACAGGAGAACGCTTCCCCACAAAGTGGAAATAATGACTGGGGGTGCTCCGCCACCCCCTCAAATCATTTTTAAGATGGAAGAGTTGGGTTTTGGAGTTTCTCACTTGTATGGTCTTACAGAAACTTATGGTCCAGGGACTTATTGTGCATGGAAACCTGAATGGGATTCACTGCCTCCTGATGAGAGAGCAAAGCTAAAAGCCAGACAAGGGATACACCATCTTGGCCTGGAAGATGTTGATGTGAGAGATCCAATGACTCAGGAAAGTGTACCAGCCGATGGTAAAACAATAGGTGAGATTGTGTTCAGAGGAAACACTGTAATGAGTGGGTACCTTAAAGACTTGAAAGCTACAGAGGAAGCTTTCCAAGGCGGGTGGTTTCGGAGTGGGGATCTTGCTGTGAAACATCCTGATGGATACATTGAAGTGAAGGACCGTCTGAAGGATATTATAATTTCCGGTGGAGAGAATATAAGTACAGTTGAAGTGGAAACAGTTTTATATAGTCATCCAGCAATTTTTGAGGCTGCAGTAGTTGCACGGCCAGATGATCATTGGGGACAAACACCTTGTGCATTTGTGAAGTTAAAAGAGGGATTTGTTGTGAGCGAGCAGGATATAATCAAGTTTTGCCGTGATCGCTTACCTCATTATATGGCCCCTCGGACTGTTATTTTTGAGGATTTGCCTAGAACCTCAACTGGGAAGGTACAGAAATTTATTCTGAGGCAGAAAGCAAAGGCCACGGAAAACCTCTGA